One segment of Pseudoalteromonas rubra DNA contains the following:
- a CDS encoding YncE family protein yields MKMTLKKTLLGIATLASSFVSAATSASNDYTLLEADPVNPISVSQKSGLVFALNIPDDHLEIFQPKDGKLTQCGSIKVGMRPVSLALVSETRHSASLWVVNQLSDSINIVDVALSDCSGRVVDTIATGDEPKDIILANTPAGKRLLVTMAHRGQNHPDPGARDGFDLVRTPTQNAQLDRPAGLADVVIYHPQTREAEQVINLTTTAPRAITLAPADAQGVHHQVYVAGYHTGNRTSVVAAETTRGAAIEHLHHLMEHGDVTEDANGLLVVTKPDIKMYGGTPAVKGIGRCMPDPRPAMQRRHELQLCAQTDQNHNLIAFLPQDTGRVTPECSCTDSSGQIQPVISQMVKYFDDPKVCGEYFDTSINGCWLDQDPAYSQEQTPVMAWNDLMKFTLPDEDVFALTFNEQGQLTEEHAFSGVGHILYDMATHPKSGAVYVVNQDANNMTRFEGFGHFANSTVRGRLAISQLSILDQDSVMVKDLNDHLQKEVHGNSWKRSLAFPVAIDITHKKDQRGRLANNQTLFIAALGSDKLAYVDTQDLDRDGTFNRHIKSLNLTNKRQNYDSAIMAGPVGLTIDHKRQRLYVMARFSNELIEVDIRRKKPKIIARHALHNPEPFLVQKGRSTLYNATEMSTNGAQACASCHIFGDSDSLAWDLSNPDASTINNYGPFVSPPQIGFVSDLAVDPWQTDPKRAAVNPDFRAIKGPMITQPLRGIANHGATHWRGDRVRRVQFTYGEQPDTGAFDERSSIIEFDEAVVGLLGSEQPLETNKFEYLADYLLKISYPPNPIRNLDNSLTELQQAGRAAFFGCVSMTDEQFANRQCIGTNGQLVDIDPQTEQCECYGNPVRYVMDRFSYVGELAEAWLDVEVADNALNDRNAVAQLQQRLSLLKMEAQIVGQLQTQPLSSLAFAGNQAANNYQAQVYNLIQLDQIQNWLAGHTYPEERVGLLGFIDFVQTLDAQHNTTVLADLLDQLSFTDMPTEQQAQFTDPTQVVSALETLWGDANISRRPVIDARLPAGQEQNILGTCAVRQTKNSCALRIADSLTTCQGCHVLDPHANAEFGVEKPGLFGTSGEYSFSNIPQVFKVPHLRNLYKRTGKFGQPYEFDMFVGQSVFGIYKGGFFDRNPQHEGASIRGYGYSHDGSADTLHRFAGLLDFLRRPAGTLGGDDVRGNPDAFDAFVPLNPQQCLTQVAHQAGDFFAKLGADKSTLLPLALAASSGDKTAAKQVVETVLSSPAIHSDQRWQTIARGALHALQQQKPVTSALGAPIVEAVTASLVCPNPPSAEMMPLCFQLGSTLEYGEKDGVCYPSGLLEREAGEAFMMAFDTNLKPMVGRQLTLTSAPSETLLADFKAMTAAAAEGHCDLAGNNGFGGYVMTVAAAEAPLESIVETDVGTALTVSQLLANRVPATFVCYPPKPNQDEARRSVLDRDSDGIANALDQSMDRN; encoded by the coding sequence ATGAAAATGACATTGAAAAAGACTCTGCTTGGTATAGCGACACTCGCCTCCTCCTTTGTATCGGCGGCAACATCAGCATCAAACGACTATACCTTGCTAGAAGCCGATCCCGTCAATCCAATCTCGGTATCGCAAAAAAGCGGGCTTGTTTTTGCCTTAAACATTCCAGACGACCATCTCGAAATTTTTCAACCTAAGGACGGCAAACTAACGCAATGTGGCTCCATCAAAGTGGGTATGCGTCCCGTGTCACTCGCTTTGGTATCAGAAACCAGACACAGCGCCTCCTTGTGGGTTGTCAATCAACTGTCCGACAGTATCAACATCGTTGATGTCGCACTCTCCGATTGTTCTGGCCGGGTTGTTGACACCATCGCAACGGGCGACGAACCAAAGGATATTATACTCGCCAACACACCAGCCGGTAAGCGGCTACTCGTTACCATGGCCCACCGCGGACAAAACCACCCGGATCCAGGTGCCAGAGATGGCTTTGATTTAGTCAGAACACCGACACAAAATGCACAGCTTGACCGTCCCGCCGGTCTTGCAGATGTGGTTATTTACCACCCCCAAACGCGTGAAGCAGAACAGGTCATTAATTTAACAACAACCGCACCACGCGCGATCACTTTGGCACCCGCAGATGCCCAGGGAGTGCACCATCAAGTGTACGTAGCAGGCTATCACACAGGTAACCGAACATCGGTGGTTGCCGCAGAAACAACTCGAGGCGCCGCCATCGAACACCTGCACCATCTGATGGAACATGGGGACGTTACTGAGGATGCCAATGGCTTGCTGGTTGTTACTAAGCCTGACATCAAAATGTATGGCGGTACGCCTGCCGTTAAGGGGATTGGACGCTGTATGCCAGATCCCAGACCTGCGATGCAACGTCGACATGAGTTGCAGCTTTGCGCCCAGACCGATCAAAACCACAATCTGATCGCGTTTTTGCCTCAGGACACTGGTCGCGTGACGCCGGAATGTTCATGCACAGACTCTTCAGGACAAATCCAGCCCGTGATCAGTCAAATGGTGAAGTACTTTGACGATCCAAAGGTGTGCGGCGAGTACTTCGATACCAGCATTAACGGCTGCTGGCTGGATCAGGATCCGGCATACAGTCAGGAACAAACTCCGGTTATGGCTTGGAACGATTTAATGAAGTTCACTTTGCCAGACGAGGATGTCTTTGCTCTCACTTTCAATGAACAAGGACAGCTCACCGAAGAGCATGCCTTCTCGGGAGTTGGCCATATTTTATACGACATGGCGACTCACCCCAAATCAGGGGCTGTCTACGTGGTTAACCAAGACGCAAATAACATGACGCGATTTGAAGGGTTTGGCCACTTCGCAAACTCAACAGTGCGTGGCCGTCTTGCAATTAGCCAATTGAGTATTCTGGATCAAGACTCAGTCATGGTGAAGGATCTCAACGACCACTTACAGAAAGAGGTGCATGGCAATAGCTGGAAGCGCTCACTGGCCTTTCCCGTTGCAATTGATATTACTCATAAAAAAGACCAGAGAGGTCGCTTAGCAAATAATCAAACGCTATTCATAGCCGCGCTGGGTTCTGACAAGCTAGCCTATGTAGATACCCAAGATCTCGACCGGGACGGTACTTTTAACCGGCATATCAAATCGTTGAATTTGACAAATAAAAGGCAAAATTATGACAGCGCTATCATGGCCGGACCAGTTGGACTTACCATTGATCATAAACGGCAACGTCTCTACGTTATGGCGCGCTTCAGCAATGAACTGATTGAAGTCGATATCAGGCGTAAAAAGCCAAAAATAATTGCTCGTCACGCTTTGCACAACCCAGAACCTTTCCTGGTACAAAAGGGCAGATCAACCCTCTACAATGCAACTGAAATGTCGACCAATGGTGCACAGGCATGTGCCAGCTGCCATATTTTTGGTGACAGCGATAGCCTGGCCTGGGATTTAAGTAATCCGGATGCCAGCACAATTAACAACTATGGCCCATTTGTCTCTCCACCTCAGATAGGCTTTGTCTCTGATCTGGCGGTCGATCCATGGCAAACCGATCCTAAACGCGCCGCTGTTAACCCAGATTTTAGAGCGATTAAAGGCCCCATGATCACCCAACCTCTGAGAGGCATCGCCAACCACGGTGCAACGCATTGGCGTGGGGACCGGGTTCGCCGCGTTCAGTTCACCTATGGTGAACAGCCAGATACGGGTGCATTTGACGAACGCAGCTCGATCATAGAATTTGACGAAGCCGTTGTAGGGTTGCTGGGTTCTGAGCAACCACTTGAAACCAATAAGTTTGAATATCTGGCCGATTACCTGTTAAAGATCAGCTATCCACCTAACCCAATCCGTAATCTAGACAACTCTCTCACTGAATTACAACAGGCTGGCCGTGCTGCGTTTTTCGGCTGTGTCAGCATGACGGATGAACAGTTTGCGAACCGACAGTGTATTGGCACCAATGGTCAGTTGGTTGATATAGACCCACAAACAGAGCAGTGTGAATGCTACGGTAACCCGGTTCGTTACGTCATGGATCGTTTTTCCTACGTAGGAGAATTGGCTGAGGCTTGGTTGGATGTTGAAGTCGCCGACAATGCACTCAATGACCGCAATGCAGTTGCCCAGTTACAACAACGTCTGAGCTTGTTAAAAATGGAAGCTCAGATTGTGGGACAACTTCAGACTCAGCCGTTATCCAGTCTCGCATTTGCGGGCAACCAAGCTGCTAACAATTATCAGGCACAGGTTTATAACCTGATTCAATTGGATCAAATCCAGAATTGGCTTGCAGGTCACACTTATCCCGAAGAGCGAGTTGGCCTGTTAGGGTTTATCGATTTTGTTCAGACACTGGATGCTCAGCACAACACCACAGTGTTAGCTGACTTACTCGATCAACTCAGCTTCACAGATATGCCTACCGAACAACAAGCGCAATTCACCGACCCAACTCAGGTGGTTAGCGCACTGGAGACCCTGTGGGGGGATGCAAACATCAGTCGTCGCCCGGTCATTGATGCCAGATTACCAGCAGGTCAGGAACAAAATATCCTGGGTACCTGTGCGGTCAGACAAACAAAAAACAGTTGTGCACTGCGCATTGCCGACAGCTTGACAACATGTCAGGGTTGTCACGTATTGGACCCCCATGCCAATGCCGAGTTTGGTGTCGAAAAACCGGGACTGTTTGGGACCAGCGGCGAATACTCATTCTCTAATATCCCTCAGGTATTCAAAGTGCCACATCTGAGAAACTTGTATAAGCGGACGGGTAAATTCGGTCAGCCCTATGAATTTGATATGTTCGTGGGCCAGAGTGTCTTTGGCATATACAAAGGCGGGTTCTTCGATAGAAATCCGCAGCACGAAGGTGCCTCGATCCGTGGTTACGGGTATTCTCATGATGGGTCCGCCGACACACTGCATCGCTTTGCGGGGCTTCTGGACTTTTTACGTCGTCCAGCCGGGACACTGGGTGGCGATGATGTGCGCGGTAACCCAGATGCATTTGATGCCTTTGTGCCACTCAACCCACAACAGTGTTTAACTCAGGTCGCCCATCAGGCCGGTGACTTCTTTGCCAAGTTAGGCGCAGATAAGTCGACCTTACTACCATTGGCTCTGGCTGCATCCTCAGGTGACAAAACAGCTGCCAAACAAGTCGTCGAGACAGTACTGAGCAGTCCTGCTATCCATTCAGATCAACGTTGGCAAACCATTGCTCGCGGCGCATTGCATGCCTTGCAGCAACAAAAACCGGTTACCAGTGCGCTCGGAGCCCCCATCGTAGAAGCAGTGACTGCATCTTTAGTTTGTCCGAATCCCCCCAGTGCAGAGATGATGCCACTGTGTTTTCAGCTCGGCTCTACCCTTGAATATGGCGAGAAAGACGGTGTGTGCTATCCAAGCGGGTTGCTCGAACGCGAAGCTGGCGAAGCATTTATGATGGCATTTGATACCAACCTCAAACCCATGGTTGGGCGCCAGCTAACGCTAACCAGCGCCCCCTCAGAAACGTTGCTGGCAGACTTCAAAGCTATGACCGCAGCGGCAGCCGAAGGCCATTGTGATCTAGCGGGTAATAATGGCTTTGGAGGGTATGTGATGACGGTTGCAGCTGCCGAAGCGCCACTTGAGTCAATTGTGGAAACAGATGTGGGGACTGCTCTCACCGTTAGCCAATTACTTGCCAACCGGGTACCTGCAACCTTTGTGTGTTACCCGCCGAAACCGAATCAGGATGAAGCACGTCGCTCAGTACTGGATCGAGATTCAGATGGCATTGCTAACGCATTAGATCAGTCCATGGATAGGAATTAA
- a CDS encoding AhpA/YtjB family protein: MKNTQALETLSSSRNRRLLRLLIAAVCFLTITWLAFNTSFRSHQLLHSNADHAGRSLTKQLALNAALPMSRMDTPQLRALSNHLASDDYVLSVRLYNHQGQFIIGNDGQSAPPQITDLPRHLPGLAQSKQPIVEPIYDAEQQPIGFVSVEYLTEAAMAQSHRHFHELGRVVLLMLGIACIFTWQVGRALKRWEVKRQIRNNTEDQK; the protein is encoded by the coding sequence ATGAAAAATACACAAGCCCTTGAAACCCTTTCTTCTTCACGCAATCGGCGACTACTGCGTCTGCTCATCGCTGCGGTGTGCTTTTTAACCATTACCTGGCTGGCATTTAACACCAGTTTTCGCTCCCATCAGCTGTTACACAGCAATGCCGACCACGCTGGCCGCAGCCTGACTAAGCAATTGGCTCTGAATGCTGCTCTGCCAATGAGCCGCATGGATACGCCCCAGCTCAGAGCCCTGAGCAACCACCTCGCCAGTGACGACTATGTGCTGTCTGTCAGACTCTATAACCATCAGGGCCAGTTTATTATTGGTAATGATGGCCAGAGTGCGCCGCCTCAGATAACCGATTTACCTCGCCACCTACCCGGACTGGCTCAGTCAAAACAGCCCATTGTTGAACCCATTTATGACGCAGAGCAGCAACCCATAGGCTTTGTCAGCGTCGAATACTTAACAGAAGCTGCGATGGCACAAAGCCATAGACATTTTCATGAACTGGGTCGCGTGGTACTGCTGATGCTGGGCATTGCCTGTATTTTTACCTGGCAGGTAGGGCGCGCACTGAAACGCTGGGAAGTGAAACGTCAGATCCGCAATAACACTGAGGATCAAAAATAA
- the serB gene encoding phosphoserine phosphatase SerB, with protein sequence MSKSLASIQLRATAEPAQQCLTVANWYHIENDDQLRPGSSPLSEDGQYLCFFGAELNEADVLEVLRLCQQADIEVTRLALYQPTATMTPGLVIYTHSARDVRAPIRALAAQRGLQGAAISQPPSLLKPGLLVMDMDSTVITIECIDEIARLAGVYDEVAAVTAQAMAGQLAFNDSLYQRVAKLSGVELPLIQQLKDNLPLMEGVAQLCAVLKAHHWHLAIASGGFTWFAEALKAPLQLDAVFANTLEIADDKLTGKVLGEVVDGSKKAEVLKSLAEQFGIASKQTVAMGDGANDLIMMAAAGLGVAVHGKPKVVEQADAAITQGSLTQLLYLLSVPV encoded by the coding sequence ATGTCAAAGTCACTCGCGTCAATCCAGTTGCGTGCCACGGCTGAGCCTGCTCAGCAGTGCCTCACTGTAGCAAATTGGTACCACATTGAAAACGATGATCAACTGAGACCTGGCAGCAGCCCGCTGTCCGAAGATGGTCAGTACCTATGTTTTTTTGGCGCTGAGCTCAATGAGGCGGATGTCCTGGAGGTTCTGCGTTTGTGTCAGCAGGCGGATATTGAGGTCACCAGACTGGCACTGTATCAGCCAACAGCAACGATGACGCCTGGCCTGGTTATTTACACGCATTCGGCACGCGATGTGCGCGCACCCATTCGCGCTTTAGCGGCTCAGCGTGGCCTGCAAGGTGCGGCTATCAGCCAGCCGCCCAGTTTGCTTAAGCCCGGGTTACTGGTAATGGATATGGACTCCACGGTAATCACCATCGAGTGTATTGATGAAATTGCCAGACTGGCCGGGGTGTATGATGAGGTTGCAGCGGTGACCGCACAGGCCATGGCTGGGCAACTGGCGTTTAACGACAGTTTGTATCAGCGTGTTGCTAAGCTGTCTGGCGTCGAGTTGCCGCTCATTCAGCAGCTCAAAGACAACCTGCCGCTGATGGAGGGCGTTGCCCAGCTGTGTGCGGTGCTCAAAGCACATCACTGGCATCTGGCGATTGCCTCTGGTGGCTTTACCTGGTTTGCCGAGGCGCTAAAAGCGCCGTTGCAGCTGGATGCGGTCTTTGCTAACACATTGGAAATTGCCGACGATAAGCTGACTGGTAAAGTACTGGGCGAGGTCGTTGATGGCAGTAAAAAAGCCGAGGTGCTTAAATCTCTGGCTGAACAGTTTGGTATTGCATCTAAACAAACCGTGGCCATGGGCGACGGCGCCAATGATTTAATCATGATGGCTGCTGCCGGGCTAGGCGTCGCAGTTCATGGCAAACCTAAGGTGGTCGAGCAGGCCGATGCCGCGATAACCCAAGGGTCGTTGACTCAGCTGCTTTATCTGTTGAGTGTCCCGGTCTAG